A portion of the Cellulophaga algicola DSM 14237 genome contains these proteins:
- a CDS encoding trans-sulfuration enzyme family protein has translation MENKKAGFNTICTHFGELKDEKYKGAISPLYMSTSYAFDDVEVKRYPRYFNTPNQVALSEKVAALEHAEAAMIFGSGMAAVSTALMAFLRAGDHVVLQKTLYGGTYNLVTEEFEKFGISYSFTEGLKPEDFIAKIKENTKVIYIETPSNPLLTITDLKAVSAIAKEHGLVSMIDNTFASPVNQNPIDFGIDIVIHSATKYMGGHSDILAGAVASTKENMERIFHLAKNFGGSLSDYTVWLLERSIKTMGIRVKAQNENAQKMSEYLYENKNVQAVFYPGLPSHADHQLAKSQMRGFGGMLSFELNASIDSYTFQQALKLIKSSMSLAGVESTLLSPSKTSHGLLSPEERENQGIADGLIRFSLGIEDIEDLIEDIEQAIAVAT, from the coding sequence ATGGAAAATAAAAAAGCAGGATTCAATACCATCTGTACACATTTTGGAGAATTGAAAGATGAAAAGTATAAAGGAGCTATTTCTCCACTTTATATGAGTACGTCTTATGCTTTTGATGATGTTGAAGTTAAAAGATATCCTCGCTATTTTAATACTCCAAATCAAGTTGCCTTATCAGAAAAAGTAGCGGCCTTAGAGCACGCAGAAGCTGCAATGATCTTTGGTAGCGGTATGGCTGCAGTAAGTACAGCGCTCATGGCGTTCTTAAGAGCTGGTGATCATGTTGTGCTTCAAAAAACATTGTATGGCGGGACTTATAATTTAGTTACAGAAGAGTTTGAGAAATTCGGAATTTCATATTCTTTTACAGAAGGTCTAAAACCTGAAGATTTTATTGCTAAAATAAAAGAAAATACAAAGGTTATATATATAGAAACACCATCTAATCCATTACTAACGATTACCGATTTAAAAGCAGTTAGTGCAATTGCTAAAGAACATGGTTTAGTTTCTATGATAGACAATACGTTCGCTAGCCCTGTAAACCAAAACCCTATAGATTTCGGTATTGATATTGTAATACATAGTGCAACAAAATATATGGGAGGTCATTCTGATATCTTAGCAGGTGCAGTGGCTTCTACAAAAGAGAATATGGAACGCATATTTCATTTAGCAAAAAATTTTGGAGGTAGTTTAAGTGATTATACTGTTTGGCTCTTAGAGCGCAGTATTAAAACTATGGGTATACGCGTAAAGGCACAAAATGAAAATGCCCAAAAGATGTCGGAATATTTGTATGAAAACAAGAATGTTCAAGCCGTTTTTTACCCAGGACTACCTAGTCATGCAGATCATCAATTAGCAAAATCTCAAATGCGTGGTTTTGGAGGAATGCTTTCTTTTGAACTAAATGCAAGTATAGATTCTTATACTTTTCAACAAGCCTTAAAGCTCATCAAATCTTCTATGAGTTTAGCTGGCGTAGAAAGCACCCTGTTATCGCCTTCAAAAACATCTCATGGTTTATTGAGTCCTGAAGAAAGAGAAAACCAAGGAATAGCAGATGGTTTAATTCGTTTTTCATTAGGTATTGAAGATATTGAAGATTTAATTGAAGATATAGAACAGGCTATTGCTGTTGCAACGTAA
- the bshB1 gene encoding bacillithiol biosynthesis deacetylase BshB1 produces the protein MKLDILAFGAHPDDVELGAGGTIAKEIAAGKKVGIVDLTRGELGTRGSAEIRDAEAAASARILGVSVRENLEFADGFFVNDKEHQLAVIRMIRKYQPEIVLCNAVDDRHIDHGKGSKLVSDACFLSGLIKIDTKFDAANQAPWRPKQVYHYIQWKNLEPDFIVNVSGYIEKKTEAILAYGSQFYDPKSKEPETPISSKNFTESVNYRARDLGRLIGVEHGEGFNTERYPGVNSLDDLI, from the coding sequence ATGAAATTAGATATATTAGCTTTTGGTGCACACCCGGATGATGTAGAACTAGGTGCTGGAGGTACTATTGCTAAAGAAATTGCTGCTGGTAAAAAAGTAGGCATCGTAGACCTTACTCGAGGAGAATTAGGTACAAGAGGTAGTGCTGAAATTAGAGATGCAGAAGCAGCAGCCTCTGCAAGAATATTAGGAGTGTCAGTTCGCGAGAATTTAGAATTTGCTGATGGTTTTTTTGTAAATGATAAAGAACATCAATTGGCTGTTATAAGGATGATCCGAAAATACCAACCAGAAATAGTACTTTGTAATGCTGTAGATGATCGTCATATTGATCATGGAAAAGGGAGTAAATTAGTGAGTGATGCTTGTTTTTTAAGCGGGTTGATAAAAATAGATACCAAGTTTGATGCGGCTAATCAAGCTCCTTGGAGACCTAAGCAAGTATACCATTACATTCAGTGGAAAAATTTAGAACCAGATTTTATAGTAAATGTATCAGGATATATTGAAAAGAAAACAGAAGCTATTTTAGCTTATGGTTCTCAGTTTTATGATCCAAAAAGTAAAGAACCAGAAACACCTATTAGTAGTAAGAACTTTACAGAAAGTGTAAATTACAGAGCTAGGGATTTAGGTAGATTAATAGGAGTGGAGCATGGCGAAGGCTTTAATACAGAGCGTTACCCAGGGGTAAATAGCCTAGATGATCTTATTTAA
- a CDS encoding fasciclin domain-containing protein, translating to MMKQLKSPLLVLLMLAMLSITAQKKNSNIKMDPEKSILKNAENSGNHELLLAAVHVSELETLLDGEAQFTVFAPSDFNFDSSTKARIIDLVKIKNKKEIQSILGYHIIAGKLTASKILRALCSGKGRTTFTTITGDILVATMKGLDIILTDKYGQQSIITKADANQCNGVIHVIDSVNHIAASKA from the coding sequence ATGATGAAGCAACTAAAATCCCCTCTTTTAGTGCTATTAATGCTTGCGATGCTAAGTATTACCGCGCAGAAAAAAAATAGTAATATTAAAATGGATCCTGAAAAATCTATTCTTAAAAATGCTGAAAATTCCGGAAATCACGAATTATTACTTGCTGCAGTACATGTTTCCGAATTAGAAACATTATTAGATGGTGAAGCTCAGTTTACAGTTTTCGCCCCGAGTGATTTTAATTTTGACTCTTCGACTAAAGCAAGAATTATTGACTTAGTGAAAATTAAAAACAAGAAAGAAATTCAATCGATTTTAGGATACCATATAATTGCAGGTAAACTTACGGCCTCAAAAATATTAAGAGCATTATGTAGTGGTAAAGGAAGAACAACATTTACGACAATCACAGGTGATATTCTTGTTGCAACCATGAAAGGTTTAGATATTATTTTAACCGATAAATACGGACAACAATCGATTATTACTAAAGCCGATGCAAACCAATGTAATGGTGTTATTCATGTAATAGATAGTGTAAATCACATTGCAGCAAGTAAAGCTTAA
- the pheT gene encoding phenylalanine--tRNA ligase subunit beta: MKISYNWLKQFLQISWEAEQTAELLTDLGLEVEGIEAFESTKGGLKGIVVGHVLSCEKHPNADKLKITSVDIGAENPIQIVCGAANIAQGQKVPVATIGTKLYTKEGEEWTIKKGKIRGEESHGMICAEDEIGLGESHDGIMVLSDELIAGTPCSTIFEVENDTVFEIGLTPNRADAMSHLGVARDLKAGLKQKDIQLELITPSISNFHITNRSLKIDVDVLNNKLAPRYAGITINNLTVQESPNWLKNRLKAIGLNPINNIVDVTNYVLHELGQPLHAFDANKIKDNKIKVTTLATGTKFKTLDGVEIELHEDDLMICDAEKPLCIAGVYGGLNSGVTKDTTSIFLESAYFDPISVRKTSKRHGFNTDASFRFERGIDINSVEYCLKRAAILIQQIAGGDITSDIIDLYPNKEKDYQVFLTYKKINRLIGQEIPQDIIKSILASLDIKLNNVTETGLGLTIPFYRVDVRREVDVIEEILRVYGYNNINFKEKLNASVATTSPFEDYKIQSIIGDFLAAKGFNEIMTNSLTSPIYNEQLEKLKEEHTVKIINPLSNDLSVLRRTLLFSGLEAISYNSNRKRQNLKFFEFGKSYHNYSGQQEENKHLVLFLTGNKNEGSWIAPAAKTSFFTLKSNVESILDRLGIKNLSTVISKSDDFSEAIAMKSGKTEIVNLGTVKKSILKSFDLKNEILYADFKWDEILTLIKDQKIGYKEISKFPEVKRDFALLINNEVSFEDIHNIAFETEKTILKEVSLFDVYTGSKLPKGKKSYAVSFTLKSEKATLTDKQIEKIMSKFKQNFETKLGAELR; this comes from the coding sequence ATGAAAATATCTTACAACTGGCTAAAACAATTTTTACAGATTAGCTGGGAAGCCGAACAAACTGCGGAATTACTAACCGATCTTGGTTTAGAGGTAGAAGGAATTGAAGCATTTGAATCTACTAAGGGTGGTTTAAAAGGCATAGTTGTAGGTCATGTTTTATCTTGCGAAAAGCATCCTAACGCTGATAAACTTAAAATTACATCGGTAGATATAGGAGCAGAAAACCCTATACAAATAGTATGCGGAGCAGCTAATATTGCACAAGGACAAAAAGTACCTGTTGCTACTATTGGCACAAAGCTTTACACTAAAGAAGGTGAAGAATGGACTATTAAAAAAGGTAAAATTAGAGGAGAAGAAAGTCATGGAATGATTTGCGCTGAAGACGAAATAGGTCTTGGTGAAAGTCACGATGGTATCATGGTCTTAAGTGATGAATTGATTGCTGGAACCCCTTGTTCTACTATTTTTGAAGTGGAAAATGATACGGTGTTTGAAATTGGCCTTACACCTAATAGAGCAGATGCTATGAGTCATTTAGGTGTGGCTAGAGACTTGAAAGCTGGTCTTAAACAAAAAGATATTCAATTAGAGCTTATTACACCTTCTATAAGTAATTTTCATATTACCAATAGATCTTTAAAGATTGATGTTGATGTTCTTAATAATAAACTTGCGCCAAGATATGCAGGAATAACCATTAACAATCTTACCGTTCAAGAATCTCCTAATTGGTTAAAGAACAGACTAAAAGCAATAGGTTTAAACCCTATCAATAACATTGTAGATGTTACAAATTATGTACTACACGAATTAGGGCAGCCATTACATGCTTTCGATGCTAATAAAATTAAGGACAACAAAATTAAAGTAACAACTTTGGCTACGGGTACTAAATTTAAAACTTTAGACGGAGTAGAAATTGAGTTACACGAAGATGATTTGATGATTTGTGATGCAGAAAAACCTCTTTGCATCGCTGGTGTATATGGTGGTTTAAATTCTGGAGTTACAAAAGACACTACCTCAATTTTTTTAGAAAGTGCCTATTTTGATCCAATTTCCGTAAGAAAAACATCAAAAAGACATGGGTTTAATACAGATGCATCATTTCGTTTTGAAAGAGGTATTGACATTAACAGTGTTGAGTATTGCTTAAAAAGAGCTGCTATTTTAATCCAACAAATTGCGGGTGGCGATATTACATCTGATATTATTGACCTATACCCTAATAAAGAAAAGGATTACCAAGTTTTCTTAACCTATAAAAAAATTAATAGATTAATAGGACAAGAAATTCCACAAGATATTATAAAATCTATACTAGCTTCTTTAGATATAAAACTTAACAACGTTACAGAAACTGGATTAGGTTTAACTATTCCTTTTTATAGAGTTGATGTTCGTAGAGAGGTTGATGTAATTGAAGAAATCTTAAGAGTTTACGGTTATAATAACATAAATTTCAAAGAAAAATTAAACGCATCTGTTGCGACGACAAGTCCTTTTGAAGATTATAAAATACAATCTATTATAGGTGATTTTTTAGCTGCAAAAGGTTTTAATGAAATTATGACCAACAGTTTAACTTCTCCAATATATAATGAACAACTTGAAAAGTTAAAAGAAGAACATACTGTAAAAATTATCAATCCTTTAAGTAACGATCTTTCTGTATTAAGAAGAACATTATTATTTTCTGGATTAGAAGCCATTTCTTATAATAGCAATAGAAAAAGACAGAATTTAAAGTTTTTTGAATTTGGAAAAAGCTATCATAATTACAGCGGACAACAAGAAGAGAATAAACACTTAGTACTCTTCCTTACAGGTAATAAAAATGAAGGTTCATGGATTGCACCTGCTGCTAAAACAAGTTTCTTTACCTTAAAATCTAATGTAGAAAGTATCTTAGATCGTTTAGGTATAAAAAATCTATCTACTGTAATTTCTAAGAGTGATGATTTTTCTGAAGCAATTGCCATGAAGTCAGGAAAAACAGAAATTGTTAATCTGGGTACCGTAAAAAAATCTATTTTAAAGAGTTTTGATTTAAAGAATGAAATACTTTATGCTGATTTTAAATGGGATGAAATTTTAACCCTTATTAAGGATCAAAAAATAGGCTACAAAGAGATTTCTAAATTCCCAGAAGTAAAAAGAGATTTTGCATTACTTATTAATAATGAAGTATCTTTTGAAGATATTCACAACATAGCTTTTGAAACGGAAAAGACAATACTTAAAGAAGTAAGTCTTTTTGATGTATATACAGGATCAAAACTACCAAAAGGTAAAAAATCTTATGCGGTAAGTTTCACCTTAAAATCTGAAAAAGCAACGTTAACAGATAAACAGATTGAAAAAATTATGTCTAAATTCAAGCAAAATTTTGAAACAAAACTTGGCGCAGAATTAAGATAA
- a CDS encoding peroxiredoxin family protein, whose protein sequence is MKKLGFVMCFLLLFFSCTEDEKTLKEGNWLVELQVMDHQKLPFNLKLIKETNTNYSAEIYNGDEVIHTNEIDIVDNTIIIRLPVFEGYLKGTFDDSTIKGDFIKESLDRVVPFIATYGKTNRFEVANEAKTSVSGIWETKFSPNTKDAYIGKGIFVQNNTSVHGTFRTTTGDYRYLEGVLDGDSLKLSAFDGAHAFLFKAKVNDSLLEGTFYSGNHFKEPFTAIRNEVFELPDEDALTYLKEGYDKFDFSFPNEEGKMLSLSDEIFKDKVVIIQVMGTWCPNCLDETKFLVDFLKNNRTLELEVVALSFEYAKTEEDAYKSINRLKKRVGINYPVLLAQYGTADKEEAQKKLPMLNHVLSYPTTIFIDKQGVVRKIKTGFNGPATGEKYAEFKTEFTTLVTELAHE, encoded by the coding sequence ATGAAGAAGTTGGGATTTGTTATGTGTTTTTTACTATTATTTTTTTCATGTACTGAAGATGAAAAAACACTAAAAGAAGGAAATTGGCTGGTGGAATTGCAAGTTATGGATCATCAAAAACTTCCTTTTAATTTAAAACTAATTAAAGAGACTAATACTAACTATTCTGCAGAAATATATAATGGGGATGAAGTAATACATACTAATGAGATTGATATAGTAGATAATACCATCATTATTAGGCTTCCGGTATTTGAAGGGTATTTGAAAGGTACGTTTGATGACAGCACAATAAAAGGTGATTTTATTAAAGAAAGTTTAGATAGGGTAGTGCCTTTTATAGCTACCTATGGTAAAACAAATAGATTTGAAGTTGCCAATGAGGCTAAGACTTCTGTATCTGGAATTTGGGAAACTAAATTTAGTCCCAATACCAAAGATGCTTATATAGGGAAGGGTATTTTTGTTCAAAATAATACTAGTGTCCATGGTACTTTTAGAACCACTACAGGTGATTATAGGTATTTAGAAGGAGTTTTAGATGGAGATTCTTTAAAATTATCGGCATTTGATGGAGCACACGCTTTCTTGTTTAAAGCCAAAGTAAACGATAGTTTACTAGAGGGGACTTTTTATTCTGGTAATCATTTTAAGGAGCCATTTACGGCAATTAGGAATGAAGTATTTGAATTGCCTGATGAAGACGCTCTTACGTATTTGAAAGAAGGTTATGATAAGTTTGACTTTTCTTTTCCTAATGAGGAAGGCAAGATGTTATCATTGTCTGATGAAATTTTCAAAGATAAAGTAGTAATTATACAAGTGATGGGGACCTGGTGCCCTAATTGTTTAGATGAAACCAAGTTTTTAGTAGACTTTCTTAAAAACAATAGAACGCTTGAATTAGAGGTTGTTGCATTGTCTTTTGAATATGCTAAAACAGAAGAAGATGCTTATAAGTCCATCAACCGTTTAAAGAAGCGTGTAGGTATTAATTACCCTGTTCTTTTAGCGCAATACGGTACGGCTGATAAAGAAGAAGCGCAAAAGAAACTACCAATGTTAAACCATGTCCTATCTTATCCAACAACTATATTTATTGATAAACAAGGCGTGGTACGTAAGATTAAAACAGGATTTAATGGTCCAGCAACAGGAGAAAAATATGCCGAATTTAAAACCGAATTTACAACACTAGTAACGGAGTTAGCTCATGAGTAA
- the leuB gene encoding 3-isopropylmalate dehydrogenase, with protein sequence MNINIALLPGDGIGPEVIAQAVKCLKAVEETFGHQFTFTTELIGGAAILETKKALPENTIKLCLDSDAVLFGAIGLPEYDNNPDAKIRPENGLFELRKALGVFTNIRPVAVFPTLLKKSPLKEAVLKGTDFVIYRELTGGIYGGAHTLSGDGTTATDIASYTESQISRITHLAFKAAKKRSKKITLIDKSNVLETSRLWRRVVKRISASYPEVELECIYLHNAIMQMILNPSRFDVILAPNLFGDIISDQASVIGGSIGLLPSASIGDGIAMFEPIHGSYPQAAGKDIANPIAAILSAAMLLQHFGLEEESRAVVSAVNKSLKKKIVTPDISSKSKHGTNDVGDFIANNIVDTDDSLTMNYENIGLGKSTII encoded by the coding sequence ATGAATATTAACATTGCACTTTTACCCGGAGATGGTATTGGACCAGAAGTAATCGCTCAAGCTGTAAAATGTTTGAAAGCGGTAGAAGAAACATTCGGCCATCAATTTACGTTTACTACCGAACTTATTGGAGGCGCAGCAATACTTGAAACTAAAAAAGCACTCCCTGAAAATACTATAAAACTTTGTCTAGATTCTGATGCAGTTCTTTTTGGAGCCATAGGATTACCTGAATATGACAATAATCCTGATGCTAAAATTAGACCAGAAAATGGTTTATTTGAATTACGCAAAGCATTAGGTGTATTTACTAACATTAGACCTGTAGCCGTATTTCCTACGCTACTAAAAAAATCGCCTTTAAAAGAAGCTGTTTTAAAAGGAACCGACTTTGTAATTTACAGAGAGTTAACTGGTGGGATTTATGGCGGAGCACATACTTTAAGTGGAGATGGTACAACGGCTACTGACATTGCTTCGTATACCGAAAGTCAGATTAGTAGAATTACGCATTTAGCCTTTAAAGCAGCAAAAAAGAGAAGTAAGAAAATTACCTTAATTGATAAGTCTAATGTTCTAGAGACTTCACGATTATGGCGTAGAGTAGTAAAAAGAATCAGTGCTAGTTATCCTGAAGTAGAATTAGAATGTATTTATTTACACAATGCTATTATGCAAATGATACTAAACCCAAGTAGGTTTGATGTTATTTTAGCACCGAATCTTTTCGGAGATATTATTTCTGACCAAGCAAGTGTTATTGGTGGTTCTATTGGATTACTACCCTCTGCATCTATAGGAGATGGTATCGCTATGTTTGAACCCATACACGGTTCTTATCCGCAAGCTGCTGGTAAAGATATTGCCAACCCAATAGCGGCTATACTTTCTGCAGCCATGTTGCTTCAACATTTTGGTTTAGAAGAAGAATCCAGAGCTGTTGTATCTGCTGTAAACAAATCATTAAAGAAAAAAATAGTTACCCCCGATATAAGTTCTAAGAGCAAACATGGTACCAATGATGTTGGCGATTTTATTGCGAATAACATTGTTGATACTGATGACAGCCTTACTATGAATTACGAAAATATTGGATTGGGTAAATCCACTATTATTTAA
- a CDS encoding 2-isopropylmalate synthase: protein MSKDIVQIFDTTLRDGEQVPGCKLDTTQKLVIAERLELLGVDVIEAGFPVSSPGDFKSVQEIAKLVKNATVCGLTRAVKKDIEVAAEALKFAKRPRIHTGIGTSESHIKFKFNSNKDAIIERAIEAVSYAKSFVEDVEFYAEDAGRTDNEFLARVCEAVIKAGATVVNIPDTTGYCLPDEYGAKIKYLYENVNGIDRAIISCHCHNDLGLATANSIAGVINGARQIECTINGIGERAGNTALEEVVMILRQHPTLGLDTNINSKLLNDTSRMVSQKMGMLVQPNKAIVGANAFAHSSGIHQDGVIKNRETYEIIDPLDVGVDESSIILTARSGRAALAYRAKIVGYELTKTQLDVVYQEFLVYADRKKEIVDEDIHQIIETSTINIESIA from the coding sequence ATGAGCAAAGATATAGTACAAATATTTGATACAACACTAAGAGACGGAGAACAAGTTCCTGGATGTAAATTAGACACCACACAAAAATTGGTGATAGCTGAACGTTTAGAACTTCTTGGCGTAGATGTTATTGAAGCAGGCTTTCCTGTTTCTAGTCCTGGCGATTTTAAATCGGTTCAAGAAATTGCAAAACTTGTTAAAAACGCAACTGTTTGCGGATTAACAAGAGCCGTAAAAAAAGATATAGAAGTTGCCGCAGAAGCATTAAAATTTGCGAAGCGACCAAGAATACATACCGGTATAGGAACATCAGAATCTCATATAAAATTTAAATTTAATTCTAATAAAGATGCTATAATAGAACGTGCCATTGAGGCCGTTTCATATGCTAAATCTTTTGTAGAAGACGTAGAATTTTATGCAGAAGATGCTGGTAGAACAGATAATGAATTTTTAGCTCGAGTCTGTGAAGCGGTAATTAAAGCAGGTGCAACGGTAGTTAATATTCCTGATACTACAGGGTATTGCTTGCCTGATGAATATGGTGCTAAGATTAAGTATCTGTATGAAAACGTAAATGGTATTGATAGAGCTATCATTTCTTGTCACTGTCATAATGATTTAGGCTTAGCCACAGCAAACTCTATTGCTGGTGTTATTAATGGTGCACGGCAAATAGAATGTACTATAAATGGTATCGGCGAACGCGCTGGTAATACGGCATTAGAAGAAGTTGTCATGATCTTAAGACAACATCCTACCCTAGGTTTAGATACCAACATCAACAGTAAATTATTAAATGACACAAGCCGTATGGTCTCTCAGAAAATGGGAATGCTTGTACAGCCTAACAAAGCAATTGTTGGCGCTAATGCTTTTGCTCATAGTTCTGGAATACACCAAGATGGGGTCATTAAAAATAGAGAAACATACGAAATTATAGACCCTTTGGATGTTGGTGTTGATGAATCATCAATTATATTAACAGCTAGAAGTGGTAGAGCTGCCTTGGCATATAGAGCAAAAATTGTTGGATACGAATTAACAAAAACACAGTTAGACGTAGTTTACCAAGAATTTTTAGTCTATGCAGATAGAAAGAAAGAAATAGTTGATGAAGATATTCATCAAATTATTGAAACAAGCACTATTAATATTGAAAGCATCGCCTAA
- a CDS encoding DMT family transporter, translating into MKNSNHLSHLVEINLAMLFVSTSGTLGRYVNLPVPVTIGLRSVIAVLLLVSYCKWKKISLRIDKKHLLPVLVSGLLLGLHWITYFYALRLSNVAIGMISLFTYPILTAFLEPILLKTKFQRIHLFLALLVLTGIYFLVPNFDVTNKYTLAVCIGVLSALFYSLRNLLLKAKAATYNGSMLMCYQLIVIGVLLAPFYFTVNFNVVLADWKGLVALALLTTAIGHTLFLNSFKNFSITTVSILSSVQPIYGIILGAIVLSEFPEKNTLIGGFLILSSVVIESIRSSKKA; encoded by the coding sequence TTGAAGAATTCAAATCACCTTAGTCATTTAGTAGAAATAAATTTGGCCATGCTTTTTGTGAGTACTTCAGGTACCTTAGGACGGTATGTAAATTTACCTGTACCTGTTACAATTGGTCTTCGGTCCGTTATTGCAGTTCTTCTGTTGGTATCCTACTGTAAATGGAAAAAAATATCCCTACGGATAGATAAAAAACATTTACTTCCTGTCTTAGTAAGTGGGTTGTTGCTAGGCTTGCATTGGATTACTTACTTCTATGCACTCCGCTTGTCTAATGTCGCTATTGGTATGATTTCTTTGTTTACATATCCTATTTTAACTGCATTTTTGGAACCGATATTGCTAAAAACAAAATTTCAAAGAATTCATCTCTTCTTAGCGCTATTGGTGTTAACCGGAATCTATTTTTTAGTACCTAATTTTGATGTTACCAATAAGTATACACTTGCTGTTTGTATCGGAGTCCTGTCAGCATTGTTTTATTCCTTGAGAAACCTATTATTAAAAGCTAAAGCAGCAACATATAATGGGTCTATGCTAATGTGTTATCAATTAATAGTGATAGGTGTTTTATTAGCACCATTCTATTTTACGGTAAATTTTAATGTTGTATTAGCTGATTGGAAAGGCTTAGTGGCATTGGCTTTACTAACTACAGCCATAGGGCATACGCTATTTTTAAATAGTTTTAAAAATTTTTCTATTACGACGGTGAGTATTTTAAGTAGTGTGCAACCAATTTACGGTATCATCTTAGGGGCAATTGTATTGAGTGAGTTTCCTGAAAAAAATACACTGATAGGTGGTTTTTTAATTTTAAGCTCTGTCGTGATAGAAAGTATCCGTTCTTCAAAAAAAGCATAG
- a CDS encoding RluA family pseudouridine synthase: protein MDNKILSTANNLLVIYEDNHLIAINKRPGDIVQGDKTGDAPLSDVVKEYIKIKYNKPGNVYLGVAHRLDRPTSGIVVFAKTSKALPRLNKLFAEKEAKKTYWAVVKNQPPKQNDLLTHWLKRNTKQNKSYANTKEVPESKKAILSYTIAKKLDNYFLLEIDLHTGRHHQIRAQLTAIGCVIKGDLKYGADRSNKDGSIHLHARKLSFIHPVKKEAITIIAEPPNEAIWNACL from the coding sequence GTGGATAACAAAATACTATCAACAGCCAACAATCTTCTAGTAATCTATGAAGACAATCATTTAATTGCTATTAATAAACGCCCCGGTGATATTGTTCAAGGAGACAAAACTGGTGATGCACCTTTAAGTGATGTTGTAAAGGAGTACATCAAAATAAAATATAATAAACCAGGTAATGTATATTTAGGGGTTGCTCATCGCTTAGACAGACCTACCTCAGGAATTGTTGTTTTTGCAAAAACATCAAAAGCATTGCCTAGATTAAATAAGTTATTTGCAGAAAAAGAGGCAAAAAAAACCTATTGGGCTGTGGTAAAAAATCAACCACCAAAACAAAACGATTTGCTTACCCATTGGCTAAAACGCAATACCAAACAGAACAAATCATACGCAAACACAAAAGAAGTCCCCGAAAGCAAAAAAGCCATTCTAAGTTATACAATTGCTAAGAAACTAGACAACTATTTTCTTTTAGAGATTGATTTACACACGGGAAGACATCATCAAATTCGCGCTCAATTAACAGCGATTGGTTGTGTAATTAAGGGCGATTTAAAATACGGTGCAGACCGGAGTAATAAAGATGGAAGTATTCACTTACACGCAAGAAAACTATCGTTTATACATCCTGTAAAAAAAGAGGCTATCACCATAATTGCAGAACCGCCTAATGAGGCTATTTGGAATGCTTGTTTGTAA
- the lspA gene encoding signal peptidase II — MKKIAILILVFLNIGCDQISKKMVRNTVDKNDYIQLVQDNFILTNVENTGAMLGFGQSFPPILKIILLQILPVLVLVIILINILRKTHLNKWLILAFSFVIGGGIGNLIDRIAFGSVTDFFILKVGIFKTGIFNMADVSVTVGVILIFILSLRHKKLEF; from the coding sequence TTGAAAAAAATAGCCATTCTTATTCTCGTTTTTTTAAATATTGGTTGTGATCAAATCAGTAAAAAGATGGTCCGTAACACCGTAGACAAAAATGATTATATTCAATTAGTGCAAGATAATTTTATTCTTACTAATGTAGAAAATACAGGAGCCATGCTTGGTTTTGGACAAAGCTTTCCTCCTATTTTAAAAATTATTCTATTGCAGATTCTACCCGTACTTGTACTCGTTATTATTCTGATAAATATTTTAAGAAAGACACATTTAAACAAGTGGCTGATACTCGCTTTTTCTTTTGTAATTGGAGGAGGAATAGGCAACTTAATAGATAGGATTGCTTTTGGTAGTGTCACTGATTTTTTTATATTGAAAGTCGGTATCTTTAAAACAGGGATTTTCAATATGGCCGATGTTTCGGTAACTGTTGGAGTTATTCTTATTTTTATTTTAAGCTTACGTCATAAAAAACTTGAATTTTAG